From Vibrio splendidus, a single genomic window includes:
- the ppk1 gene encoding polyphosphate kinase 1 — protein MEKDHVTKELSWLSFNERVLQEAADKSVPLIERVRFLGIYSKNLDEFYKVRFADVKRKILLQDPQLPANSQKTLLTQMQSKARKLDARFHELYSDLLLELARNRIFLVNEQQISEEQSEWIKKYFKKKVLPHLTPFLLNEDSQLLNIMKDEQSYLAIDIEHETSSQYVLLEIPSEALPRFVKLPDISGSQRTTLILLDNIVRFCLDDLLKGFFEYDSVRCFAIKMTRDADYDLQESNENSLLESMSLGLEQRLTALPIRLIYESEMPAEMLHFLQVRLKLSDYDSVIAGGRYHNFKHFSEFPSLNRRDLVNRPLPAIKCAHFSHYPNYFEAIKARDILLHYPYHTFNHITELVRQASFDPKVTSIKINVYRVAEGSKLLSSIIDAAHNGKKITVVVELQARFDEQANIQWTKKLQEAGIKVIHGIPSLKIHSKLLLIKRKEGKHTAHYAHIGTGNFHEVTARVYTDFSLLTANEDLTQEVRQVFKYIENPYQKSQFKQLIVSPKNTRKRLYQLIDNEIQDAIENKPASITLKLNNLVDREIIEKLYQASQANVKVRMVIRGMCSLVPGVPNISEQIEIISVVDRFLEHPRVMIFGNAGNPKVYISSADWMTRNFDHRIEVAAPILDPKIKQTIIDITEFHFDDSNKARVLEQSMSNPYIQPPANPLDYPTSQLSTYHYIKRMEKLARKKYKQEKKSCR, from the coding sequence ATGGAAAAAGACCATGTCACAAAAGAACTTAGCTGGTTATCCTTCAATGAAAGAGTACTCCAAGAAGCGGCCGACAAGTCAGTTCCCTTAATCGAAAGAGTTCGTTTTTTAGGTATTTACTCGAAAAACCTCGATGAGTTTTACAAAGTCCGATTTGCTGATGTGAAACGAAAGATCTTACTTCAAGATCCTCAATTACCTGCCAACTCACAGAAAACCCTACTAACTCAAATGCAGAGCAAAGCAAGAAAGCTCGATGCTCGATTCCATGAACTGTATAGCGACTTACTATTGGAGCTGGCACGCAATCGTATTTTTCTAGTTAACGAACAACAAATTAGCGAAGAACAGAGTGAGTGGATCAAAAAGTACTTTAAGAAAAAAGTGCTGCCACATTTAACTCCGTTTCTCTTGAACGAAGATAGCCAGTTGCTCAATATTATGAAAGACGAGCAAAGTTACTTAGCCATCGACATTGAGCACGAGACATCTTCTCAATATGTCTTACTCGAAATCCCATCAGAAGCTCTCCCTCGATTTGTTAAGTTACCAGACATTTCGGGTTCACAGCGTACGACTTTGATCTTATTAGATAATATAGTTCGATTTTGTTTAGATGACTTGCTTAAAGGATTCTTTGAGTATGACTCCGTGCGTTGCTTTGCTATAAAAATGACGCGTGATGCCGATTATGACCTTCAAGAGAGCAATGAAAATAGTCTACTAGAATCTATGTCGTTGGGTTTAGAACAGCGCTTGACGGCACTACCGATACGCCTTATCTATGAGTCAGAAATGCCTGCTGAAATGCTCCACTTCTTACAAGTCAGACTTAAGCTGTCTGACTATGACAGTGTCATTGCGGGTGGACGCTATCATAACTTCAAACATTTCTCTGAGTTCCCAAGCCTTAATCGACGTGATTTAGTTAATCGTCCACTACCCGCAATTAAGTGCGCGCATTTCAGCCACTACCCAAACTATTTCGAAGCGATCAAAGCTCGTGACATCTTGCTGCATTACCCTTATCACACCTTTAATCACATCACTGAACTCGTGAGGCAAGCTTCCTTTGACCCGAAGGTAACCTCTATAAAAATAAACGTTTACCGTGTTGCAGAAGGCTCAAAACTCCTTAGTTCGATCATCGATGCAGCACACAATGGTAAGAAAATAACTGTCGTCGTTGAGCTGCAAGCTCGCTTTGATGAACAAGCCAATATTCAATGGACCAAGAAACTTCAAGAAGCCGGTATAAAAGTCATCCATGGCATCCCAAGTTTGAAAATTCACTCTAAGCTGCTGCTCATTAAACGGAAAGAAGGCAAACATACGGCGCATTACGCTCATATTGGCACCGGTAACTTTCATGAAGTAACAGCGCGCGTGTATACCGACTTTTCTCTGCTCACTGCGAATGAAGATTTGACCCAAGAGGTGAGACAAGTCTTTAAGTATATTGAAAACCCTTATCAAAAATCACAGTTCAAACAACTGATTGTGTCACCAAAGAATACAAGAAAACGCCTGTATCAGTTGATAGATAATGAAATACAAGACGCGATAGAGAACAAGCCTGCAAGTATCACTCTAAAACTCAACAATTTGGTCGACCGAGAGATCATTGAGAAGCTCTATCAGGCCAGCCAAGCCAATGTAAAAGTGAGAATGGTCATTCGTGGTATGTGCTCTCTCGTACCAGGAGTCCCCAACATCAGTGAGCAGATTGAGATTATTAGTGTGGTCGATCGTTTTCTCGAACACCCAAGAGTGATGATCTTTGGTAACGCTGGAAATCCAAAAGTCTATATCTCCTCTGCCGACTGGATGACACGAAACTTTGATCATCGCATCGAAGTTGCAGCCCCAATTTTAGATCCAAAGATCAAGCAAACCATTATCGATATCACCGAGTTTCATTTCGATGACAGCAACAAAGCCCGAGTGCTAGAGCAATCGATGAGCAACCCTTACATACAACCACCAGCAAACCCACTTGATTACCCGACGTCACAACTCTCCACTTACCACTATATTAAACGTATGGAGAAACTTGCTCGCAAGAAGTACAAACAAGAGAAGAAGTCATGCCGCTAA